The following coding sequences are from one Prochlorococcus sp. MIT 1314 window:
- the folD gene encoding bifunctional methylenetetrahydrofolate dehydrogenase/methenyltetrahydrofolate cyclohydrolase FolD produces MSLKLDGKKLSLKIEERLNNYISSNKKIANRDPGLAVIRIGEDPASGVYINNKEKACSRVGIKSFIFHLKDNVEQKEVEQLINKLNFDKDIDGMLLQLPIPNKFNEQRLISFINPDKDVDGLNEINIGKLVKNEPAMRSCTPAGIINLLRSQNIKIEGKKIVVIGRSLLVGKPLALMLLNLNGTVTMTHSKTLNLKKICKEADILIAAAGKPNLVDSSFIKEGAVIIDVGIHRLKSSDINKTRLCGDVLLEDVIPKVFAYTPVPGGVGPMTVTMLLVNTIFSWKKQFGLSSTLNDLLP; encoded by the coding sequence ATGTCATTAAAATTAGATGGTAAAAAATTATCCCTTAAAATTGAGGAAAGATTAAATAACTATATTTCTAGTAATAAAAAAATTGCCAATCGAGATCCTGGTTTAGCTGTAATAAGAATAGGAGAAGACCCAGCCAGTGGTGTTTACATCAATAACAAGGAAAAAGCATGTTCAAGGGTTGGAATAAAGAGTTTTATCTTTCACCTAAAAGACAATGTAGAGCAGAAAGAAGTTGAACAATTAATAAACAAACTAAACTTTGACAAGGATATTGATGGAATGTTGCTACAACTCCCCATCCCAAATAAATTCAACGAGCAACGACTGATAAGTTTTATAAACCCAGATAAAGATGTAGATGGTTTGAATGAGATAAACATCGGAAAATTAGTTAAAAATGAGCCTGCGATGAGATCATGTACACCAGCAGGAATTATTAATTTATTAAGATCCCAAAATATTAAAATTGAAGGGAAGAAAATTGTTGTTATTGGAAGAAGTTTACTAGTTGGCAAACCCCTTGCTCTTATGTTATTAAACCTTAATGGGACGGTAACGATGACTCATTCAAAAACATTAAATTTAAAAAAAATCTGTAAGGAAGCTGACATACTAATTGCCGCTGCAGGGAAACCTAATCTTGTAGATTCTAGTTTTATAAAAGAGGGTGCAGTGATTATTGATGTTGGCATACATAGATTAAAAAGTTCTGATATAAATAAAACCAGATTATGCGGCGATGTATTATTAGAAGATGTCATTCCTAAAGTATTTGCTTATACACCTGTTCCGGGAGGTGTAGGACCAATGACGGTAACAATGTTACTGGTAAATACTATTTTTAGCTGGAAAAAACAATTTGGATTATCCTCAACCCTAAATGACCTTTTGCCATAA
- a CDS encoding farnesyl diphosphate synthase, with product MTNVINNNSDFVKYLKNAKKVVEEALDFSLGPEDPKILRDSMRYSLLAGGKRIRPILCLASCSLAGGDPSLAVPTAVAIEMIHTMSLIHDDLPAMDNDDLRRGRPTNHKVYGDAIAILAGDALLTRAFEMVSLRSPGVDPTRLLNVIGELSLVAGAPGLVGGQVVDLECEGKEVDLETLEYIHLHKTGALLKACVRTGAMIAGANEKLLKALTTYAEGIGLAFQIIDDILDLTSSSEKLGKTAGKDLLADKTTYPKLLGMEESKKRAFDLVENAKKAIEPWGPDAKYLISLADFITNRDR from the coding sequence ATGACTAACGTTATTAATAACAACTCAGATTTTGTAAAATATCTTAAAAACGCAAAAAAAGTTGTAGAAGAAGCACTTGATTTCTCCCTAGGCCCTGAAGATCCTAAAATACTAAGAGATTCAATGAGATATTCTCTTTTGGCTGGAGGGAAAAGAATACGTCCAATTTTATGTTTAGCCTCTTGTTCACTTGCCGGCGGAGACCCCTCTTTAGCTGTTCCTACCGCGGTAGCGATAGAAATGATTCATACAATGTCCTTGATTCATGATGATTTGCCCGCTATGGACAATGATGATTTACGGAGAGGTAGGCCAACAAACCATAAAGTGTATGGAGATGCAATAGCTATTCTCGCAGGCGATGCCTTATTAACTAGAGCCTTTGAAATGGTCTCTTTAAGAAGTCCTGGAGTTGATCCAACTAGATTATTAAATGTAATCGGCGAACTTTCCTTGGTCGCAGGTGCACCGGGTTTAGTAGGGGGACAAGTTGTTGATTTAGAATGCGAAGGCAAAGAAGTTGACCTTGAAACCCTAGAGTATATTCATCTTCACAAGACTGGGGCTTTATTAAAAGCTTGCGTAAGAACAGGTGCGATGATTGCAGGCGCTAACGAAAAACTATTAAAAGCTCTGACAACATATGCAGAGGGAATTGGATTAGCATTCCAAATTATAGATGATATTCTTGATTTAACATCAAGCAGCGAAAAGCTTGGTAAAACTGCTGGTAAAGATCTTTTAGCTGACAAAACCACATACCCTAAATTACTTGGAATGGAGGAGTCAAAGAAAAGAGCATTTGATTTAGTAGAAAATGCAAAAAAAGCAATTGAGCCTTGGGGTCCAGATGCAAAGTATTTAATATCCCTAGCTGACTTTATTACAAATAGAGACAGATAA
- a CDS encoding divergent PAP2 family protein: MSEFFTIFNNSVLFWSLLSCLLAQFLKIVFNFLSTGKIRFGIMFETGGMPSSHSALITGATSGLGYELGFDSSIFALAVAVSLIVMYDASGVRKSAGIQAAEINKISKKLEPQSEVLLKETLGHTKTEVIVGSVLGPLITLPGMFFLGSPLKIFDLIIN, encoded by the coding sequence ATGTCTGAGTTTTTTACCATTTTTAATAATTCAGTTCTTTTCTGGAGTTTATTATCCTGTTTATTAGCTCAATTTCTTAAAATTGTGTTCAATTTCCTTTCAACTGGAAAGATAAGATTTGGAATTATGTTTGAAACAGGTGGTATGCCTTCAAGTCATTCTGCCTTAATAACTGGTGCTACATCTGGTTTAGGATATGAATTAGGATTTGATAGCTCAATATTCGCATTAGCAGTTGCTGTTTCACTTATAGTTATGTATGACGCTAGTGGTGTTCGAAAATCAGCTGGCATACAAGCTGCAGAAATCAATAAAATATCAAAGAAACTAGAACCTCAATCTGAAGTACTTTTAAAAGAGACCCTGGGCCATACAAAAACTGAGGTTATTGTGGGGAGTGTTTTAGGACCATTAATTACTTTGCCTGGAATGTTTTTTTTAGGTTCTCCTCTTAAGATATTTGATTTGATAATAAATTAA
- a CDS encoding cobyrinate a,c-diamide synthase, giving the protein MPCVISSPSTDSGKTTVSLLISCWAFSKGIKLQTFKVGPDYLDQQQLSSIGQPICRNLDIFLCGKEWVQESYFKHSSKYEFSLIEGAMGLFDGLGSTTFSSTANVAKLLNAPVIFVVNARGQVASLLATVRGFRDFDSKLSIPAIIFNNVNSDRHKNLIEEVFKNENIVILGFLPCDSKITLNKANLGLISPLENSKEIDVEYFASFAERNLDVFSLSKFLISPQQKISSSFGFEAFKIDKSKPIAIAEDKIFHFQYPETKEFLSDIGIPLISWSIFDDEEIPNEASSLIIPGGFPEKYADHISNSRKSLNSLRNFRKNGFIYAECGGMMILGDFIKDENGNNHKMSGILPFSSKKSRLSVGYRYIEGLKDTPIIKKNQLIRGHEFHYWEIENNLSEFDLRNTEDQNKLCYPWKVKSWETEYINEGVFDNKLHASWIHLHFPSSPEVAKNFIEATQIVYSNDS; this is encoded by the coding sequence ATGCCTTGTGTAATATCTTCTCCTTCAACTGATAGTGGGAAAACTACTGTATCTCTTTTGATATCTTGTTGGGCTTTTTCAAAAGGGATAAAGTTACAAACTTTCAAGGTTGGCCCAGATTATCTTGATCAACAACAACTTAGTTCAATTGGCCAACCTATTTGTAGGAATTTAGATATTTTTTTATGTGGTAAAGAATGGGTTCAAGAAAGTTATTTTAAACATTCTTCAAAATATGAATTCTCATTAATTGAAGGAGCAATGGGCCTATTTGATGGATTAGGATCGACAACATTTTCAAGTACAGCAAATGTTGCTAAACTTCTAAATGCCCCAGTAATTTTTGTTGTAAATGCTAGGGGTCAAGTAGCTTCTCTTTTGGCTACTGTTCGAGGTTTCAGAGATTTTGATAGTAAGTTGTCGATACCAGCAATTATATTTAACAACGTTAATTCAGATAGACATAAAAATTTAATCGAAGAAGTTTTTAAAAATGAAAATATCGTAATTCTAGGTTTTTTACCATGTGATTCAAAAATAACTTTAAACAAAGCTAATTTAGGTTTGATATCTCCATTGGAGAATAGCAAAGAAATTGATGTTGAATATTTTGCAAGTTTCGCCGAAAGAAATCTTGATGTATTTTCTCTAAGTAAATTTCTGATATCTCCTCAACAGAAAATATCTAGTTCTTTTGGTTTTGAGGCTTTTAAAATAGACAAAAGTAAACCTATTGCAATTGCAGAAGATAAAATCTTTCATTTTCAATACCCTGAAACTAAGGAGTTTTTGAGTGATATAGGAATACCTTTGATTTCATGGAGTATTTTTGATGATGAAGAAATACCTAATGAGGCTTCTTCTTTAATTATTCCTGGAGGGTTTCCTGAAAAATATGCTGATCATATAAGTAACTCTAGAAAAAGTTTAAATTCGTTAAGGAACTTCCGCAAAAATGGATTCATATATGCAGAGTGCGGAGGGATGATGATTTTAGGAGACTTTATAAAAGATGAAAATGGTAATAATCATAAAATGAGTGGTATCCTTCCTTTTAGCTCAAAAAAAAGTAGACTTTCAGTAGGTTATAGATACATTGAGGGTTTAAAAGATACTCCGATCATTAAAAAAAATCAATTAATTAGAGGACATGAATTTCATTATTGGGAAATAGAAAATAATTTATCTGAATTTGATTTAAGAAACACTGAGGATCAGAATAAACTCTGTTATCCATGGAAAGTTAAATCTTGGGAAACTGAATACATAAATGAAGGTGTTTTTGATAATAAATTACATGCAAGTTGGATTCACTTACACTTTCCAAGTTCTCCAGAAGTTGCAAAAAACTTTATAGAGGCTACTCAAATTGTTTATTCAAACGATTCTTAA
- a CDS encoding glucose-6-phosphate dehydrogenase assembly protein OpcA — MKPQLTLQTPLELPHQEISNYLNKLWIAEDKDNTGANTFTLMVWQPAWLEQCLVQKGLVNSPITGNLSPEIIEVAKKFILDAGLPITTSLYSEELLDLLKENLSNIDFEDFRGQFFESSISTLNPRRLVTLAPTLNENSDIKTFVSAYCPLSDSSALKPICGDLVVIRGGAASITHKGLKIIDELSIDELPSWLWWNGSLDESPDIFEYFTKHGLRLVIDTALGSPNRCLKVLDQLTKSNKAINDLNWVRLKNWRESLAMIFDPPSRRPILDHITDIDIDIVGDHIIQALFLISWISDKLGWSFLRVERDKESTKIKFERINGEKISTSINPLPLGNPSIHLGQVIGLRIISKISDVPKNNTCVILGCESVECMRLEAGGMANMQLIEQVVPNSFSSSEYDVSKLLGSSRGNTSPLFENAIKIALQIFNGFNNL, encoded by the coding sequence TGAAACCTCAATTAACACTTCAAACCCCATTAGAGCTTCCTCATCAGGAAATTTCTAATTATCTTAATAAGTTATGGATTGCAGAAGATAAAGATAATACTGGAGCTAATACTTTTACATTAATGGTATGGCAGCCTGCCTGGTTAGAACAATGTTTAGTTCAAAAAGGTTTAGTAAATTCGCCAATTACGGGGAATTTAAGTCCTGAGATAATTGAAGTAGCCAAAAAATTCATACTCGATGCAGGACTTCCTATAACTACTTCACTTTATAGTGAAGAATTATTGGATTTGTTGAAGGAAAATTTATCTAATATAGACTTTGAAGACTTTAGAGGGCAATTTTTTGAGTCATCAATAAGTACATTAAATCCAAGGAGATTGGTAACTTTAGCTCCAACGTTAAATGAAAATTCAGATATCAAAACTTTTGTATCCGCTTACTGCCCATTAAGTGATAGTTCGGCTTTGAAACCTATATGTGGTGATTTAGTTGTCATTAGGGGAGGGGCTGCCTCAATAACCCATAAAGGATTGAAAATAATTGATGAACTATCTATTGATGAATTACCATCTTGGCTTTGGTGGAATGGAAGCTTGGATGAATCGCCCGATATTTTCGAATACTTTACTAAACATGGCCTAAGGTTAGTAATTGACACTGCTCTTGGATCTCCTAATAGATGTTTAAAAGTTTTAGATCAATTAACGAAATCAAATAAAGCTATTAATGATTTAAATTGGGTTAGGTTGAAAAATTGGAGGGAATCATTGGCGATGATTTTTGATCCGCCTTCGAGGAGACCGATTTTAGATCATATTACGGATATTGATATTGATATCGTTGGAGATCATATAATTCAGGCTTTGTTTTTGATTTCATGGATTAGCGATAAACTTGGTTGGTCTTTTTTAAGAGTTGAGAGGGATAAAGAATCAACAAAAATAAAATTTGAAAGAATTAATGGCGAAAAAATTTCTACATCAATTAATCCTTTACCTTTGGGTAATCCAAGTATTCATTTAGGACAAGTTATTGGATTGAGGATTATTTCAAAAATTAGTGATGTACCAAAAAATAACACTTGTGTAATTCTTGGATGTGAGTCAGTGGAATGTATGAGACTTGAAGCAGGGGGAATGGCTAATATGCAATTAATAGAACAAGTTGTTCCAAATTCTTTTTCTTCATCAGAGTATGATGTTAGTAAATTATTGGGAAGTAGTAGAGGTAATACTAGTCCTCTTTTTGAAAATGCTATTAAAATAGCCCTTCAAATATTTAATGGTTTTAATAACTTATAA